CGCCAAACCAATCAAGTACCGGCACGATGTAAACAAAGAAATCGAAACCACATGACAAAAACCACTTGTCAAACCTAGGACTTCATAGTCGGTACGGTTCAGCGGGCGGCGGCGGACGACTCGCAAGCAGACGGAAAAACGCACCACCGCCGCTCCTTTGCAACCGATGGTTCGCCGAATCTACGAGACCCAAGAAGCACCAAGGTCAACAATGTTCCACTTCCCATTCAGCTTCTTGTACGTCGCCGTTGAAGCACCACCGCCGAGCGGGCAGCACCAAACACCGGTTTCGACATCAGCTTCAGTATCGCTAATCCATCGCTTGATAGTGATCCATTCCATCCATGTCTCAGATTGCTTGCCTTTTTGCAGGACCGTGCCGTCGACGAGATGCGCATTCCCCGTATCAAGCCGATATTTCCCTGCGATGGGTATTCCCTCGGTCGTTTCCTTGGGAAACGGCATCCAATTCCCATGTTCCCCCCAATCATCCATTGGCGTGAGCGTCAGGAAGTAGACGCGGTCGGGCGACGGTTCATCCAATTCGGAAATTAGGTGCCGATACAAATCGATGTCGCGATGTTCAAGTGGCTTTGGTTGCTTTACCGTCTCTTCTTTCTGAGGCGATGCCGACGCAATCTCGACTGCTTTCGCTTCCTCAATCGTTGGATCAAAGCCGTCATTGGCAGCAGGGAGGTCGTCGTCCGACAGCGCTGGACGCTCGGCGACCTTAACGTTGTCGCGCGATTGGCAACCAACGAAGAGCAGCATCGGTGCCAATACCAAGACGTTCAAGATTGAGTTGGTCATTCGATGGATATTATCTGTCGACGAACGATGTAATTACCCACGGTTGGGCCGGAGATAAGGTCGCGAGAAAGGTGTTATCGCGGGGTATGCCTTGGATGTTATCGCCGGTTCCACGGACGTTGTCGCCGGTTGGCGTTAATTCCGAGTATGAGGTGCCCCCCACAGTGGGTCAAGCAGTTGGGAATTCGTACCACCAAGGGGAATCTCGGCAGGTTCTTTGTCGCGACCAGTGGTTGGAGGGTTGAGCAGATCCAACTGATTCGCAATGCGCCGCTGCCGAATCTCTGGTCCAAAGTGGTGAGCGTGGCACCCGTTTAAAAATTGGAAGCTCAGCAGGTAACCATGTACCCTGGCTGAGAGCGAAGGGGGCTCCGGGCAAAAAACGAAAGCGGGCTGGCCCAAGCTGGGAAACGGTTTGTGCTCGCCCTGCTTCGACTCGCTGGTCTGGCACCGGTGCGGCCCGCTGTCTGCCCCCTCACCGTTTATCCAATGCCTGTTCGATCCTCAAGCCGCCACGACGGTCAGAGGTTTCTGTTCAGTCCGCCTGATGTCGTGCGTTCTGCGGTACCCAAGTGAATCGACCCCAGTTCTTCTTATGAGGCACAATCGGCAACTCCTTGTTGCCAGAATTAGTTTCGATCACGACCTTGGGACCGCCCCTTTCTGGATCCGGAAAAGCCCGAGTGACAAATCCATCGGGTGACCAAGTGGGATCATCTCCACGCCCAACTTTTCGCTTGTTCTTTCCATCGTTGCCGACAATCCAAACATGCCAGGTTTGAGTGATCTGCCTGTCTCTTTCGTGATCCTGCTTCCCGGTGAATTGGCTCAGGTGGGTCATCTCCACGCCTTCCCAATGAGCAATCCATTGGCCATCCGGCGACCAAGCGGGAACCTTTTGTTCGACCGGTAGTTGGAGCGTCTCTTCGAGATCGCGGGTAACGGTGGAAATCGCTCGAGCGTTGCCTCCATCGAGATCGCTCATCCAGATACGCATCGGGCCGCTTCGGTTGGAGACGAAAGCGATCTTATCGCCGCGGGGCGAAACCGATGGCATCGAGTTGCTGAATTTGATTTGCTCGGGATCGGTGAACAGTCTGCGCGATTCACCGGTTTCCGTGTTCATGAGGTGAATCTGGCTATCATGCGAAGGATCCTTTCCCGGCTTTGGCTTCATCCAAACCACGTGTTTCGAGTCAGGCACCCAAGACGGCAGCAGATTGTTTCCGCGATTGATAAGTGCACGGGCATTCTTGCCATCGAGATCAGAAACCCAAAGCGACAGACCGTGGCCGACCTGTTGAACATAAGCCAGCCTCTTACCGTCGGGAGAACAAGCGGGCATGCGGCAGCCGAGCTGGGAATGCGTCAGCTGGCGGCTGTTTGATCCGTCCTCGTTCATGCGGTAGAGCTGGAGGATACCGTTGTCATCGGTATGGCTGACGACGACTTCGCGCAGGCGCGCTTCTGAATTCGCCTCGATTGAAGCTGGTGTCGTCTGGGGATATTCTGCGCTCGCGCTGCAAGCCAATGCGAACAGCGCCAAGCCACTCATAAGAAAGAACACACATCTCTTTGCATCCATCGTCCAAACTCCTCCGGTCAACGACTGCTGAACTGCGGGTCGCGAATCTCGTCAAGAGATTCGATCGTGATTCTAACTGGCCGAAAGTCTTGACGACTTTCGTACGAGCTACCAAAGGTGATCACTTGCGGCGATTGGCGAGTTTGATTTCGCTGATTCGCATTCCCGATGGCGTCTCGGAATGGGTAAAGCTCCAAACTCCGTTGACGAACAATCCCTCGGGGGACGGTGCGAGTTTGTCCTTGTATGCCGCAACGGACGGGTCGAGCTCGAAGTCGGATAGATCGGCTCGGGCGACGAAATTTCCTGAAGCGTCGCGATGAACACTGCACGTTGCCCGAAATTTGCCCGCGAAATCACCGTTGGCGTAAGCGACTTGAATTCCAAAGTAGATCTGAGTTTCGACGTCGATCTTTCCATGGATTTCAAAGTGTGAGTCCTCGTTGACTTCAACAGGGGCGCCTTCCTCGCTGCGTACTCCCAACCCCAACAAGTAGAGGACCACATTGGGATTTTGCTCGGGGACAAAAGCCACGGCCTTCAGTGATGCCGGGGAAGTTTCGGTGGCAGCGATCCATTTACCAAAGGTCTCATCGGGACCTTGGTCAATGCGACTTTCCCAGTTGCGAACCACGCTTGCGATTTGCCTGCGTTCGAAGTCTTGGTCCGCCGCAGCGACGACGCGATGATTCGCTGACACATCGATTTCCTTGCCATCGCTGGTGCGCGTAACACGCACCGTTCCTTCTCGGACGATGACTGCGGTGGTCGGCAGCTCGGCCTCGACGTCGAAGCTCGTTCCCAACACGGTTAGCGTCGCGGTACGAGTTTGAATGACCATCGGATTTCCATCCGGTTGCGGAGCCACATCGGCAGACATACGGCCTTCACGCAGACGCAATCGCTTCTGCCCATCGTCGCTGAACGTCAACATGGACGCGCCGGAGATCGCGACCTCGGAGCCGTCGTTGAACTGTAATTCGAACCAACAATCCGGCGAGAGTCCTTCAATCGTGCCCCCAGCCAAATCGGTGCCGACACTGATATCACGCACCAACTCGCCCCGATCTCCGGTCCAAATCAGCGAACCGCTCAGGCCGGTGATATGGGCGACGGAGCCACTAGTTGGATCAATGGCGTTGACGTCAGAATCCCTCGTCAGCAGTGCGTAGGACAGTAAAAGAATCGTTGTCGCCGCGATGGCGAGCATCGCGCGCATCAGCTTGGGCGTTCGCCACGGTTGCTTATCGTCATTGCTGGCGAGCAAAGATTCCATTTCGGATGGACGATCACCACCGGCGCGAACCACTTCGGCCAACTCGGTATCCCAGGTGGCCTGTCGCACAAAATCTTCGCGAAGCGAGGCATCGCTATCGAGCCATCCCGCTAGTTGTTCCTGTTCACGCTGGTTCAGCTCACCACGCAAGTGGCGCTCAACCAGATCATTCCACACGTCATCATTGGGTTTGCCAGAATCGCTCATTGCACTGCATCGCCCCGTTTGGCTGTATTACCCATCAGGCTGGCCTCAGTTTGGATTCAACACACTCGCGAACTTGCTTTTTAGCTCGGAACAACGATTTTCGGACGGCTTCGATCGACATACTCAATCGCTCACCGATCTGCGGGTAACCCAGTTCGTCTGCCATACGCGATTTCAGGACTTTTTGCGCCCGCTCAGGAAGCATCTCAACGCAATTCACCAAGGCATCTCTTCGTTGGTCGGATTCGGCTTGCGAACGCGACTGTTGAAATTCTTCAAACGCAGCATCAACGGAATCATCCAGCACGCGTTCGATCAGGCTGCGATCGCGGTGATAGCGATCTTTTGCCTTCAAGACCTCGATTCGAACGATCGCCCGACACCATGCCAGCAGTGAAGTCCCATCTTGGAAGCTTTCGTGCTTCTTGACCACGATGAGAAATGCTTCCTGGACGGCATCTTCGGCGGCGGAATAGTTGCCCAACAAGGACCGGGCATACGCCAACAACTCTTCGCGGAGCTCGAAGGCTGCTCGTAGCACATGTTCGCGATGTTCGTCGGAGCCGGTCATGGTTGCCTTGGTCTAGCGAGAGACGTAGCGGAAGTCGTCAAGACTTTCGGCAATTTGCGGGAGCGGCCGAAAGTCTTGACGAGTTTCGCTACCAATCGCACTTTTCGAAAGTCTGCACTTTCATACCTGGAATCACGGCACCATCGTGGACATCCGATTTGCAGATTTTGAGGGTTTTCTGGCGGTAACGCACCCGGACCGGCAAATTTGACTGTTCAACTTTGCGGGATATTCGCTCTGGCGCGGCCAGCGTCACAATCGCTCATGGCGGAATGACCGGAGCAACGATAACAACCCGAGGAGAAACCAGATTGACTTAGCAACGAGCGTTCATTTTTTAGCGTAGTGGATGAGGCTACGAGTCCGGTCACACGGGACTCGCAACTTCGTCCACTGCGAAATGCGTTTCTGATTCATCGTGCGTTGCTTCCCTACACAAATAGCCAGCCGTGCAGACGCCGGTTGCAACATGCGAGGTTTCTTCGTGCGGACTGAAAATCGAAAGCGACTTCGACGATTGGCCTTGATGGCTGTCCTGGTGCAGTCGTTCGCGGGTTGCTCGCAAACGCAGCATCGGCTCAACGCGGATCGTGAGGCCTATTGCACGATTGCCGAACGGAACCATGACCCTCGCTGGTCAGAGCCGGATGTCAGCATCGATATGGATCCGCGAAGTCGGTATTTCGATCCGTACAATCCGGATTGTTCACCGATGCCTTGGGATGATCCAGCTTCGCATCGGTACATGCACTGCGTGGATGGTAAGAAGGGTTGGAAGCACTGGGGACGCAATGGCGTGCGAGCTCAACTTGAAAACCCTCAATGGCGGGTTCAGTTGGCTGAGTACGCGGAACTGACCGAGCAGAACGAAGTCAAGCTGGACGTCGATTCTGCTGTGCGGTTGGCTTATGTCAATTCACCGCAGAATCAGAATGCGTTGGAAACACTCTACCTGACATCGTTGGATGTGACGGGAGAGCGGTTTCGATTGGACACCCAGTTCTTTGGTGGCACCGGAGTGGCGTATCGTCACCAAGGCAATCTGGAACCGGCAACGATCGGCTTCAATCCATTGCTTAATCGCTACGTTGTGGCGGGACCATTCGATGTGCCTGAGATCAATCGTTTAGCGGTTACCGACGACCTTTCAGCGAGCCGCCGGTTTGCGACTGCTGGCGAAGTGCTGGTCGGTTTTGCGAATTCCTTTGCATTTGAATTCACCGGCAGCGATGTCAACCTTGCCAGTTCACTTGCCAACTTCTCGTTTATCCAGCCCTTGTTGCGAGGTGCTGGTCGCGATGTCGCACTGGAGCAATTGACACTCAGCGAACGCAGACTGCTGGCAAACCTCCGAGCTTACAGTCAGTTTCGTCAGGGATTTTTCACGCAAATTGTGATTGGTGAACTTGGAGTCACCGGTCCGCAACGTTTTGGTCCGACGACCAATCTGCAGTCGTTCTCGGGATTCGGCGGAGTCAACGGATACCTTGGCCTGCTTCAACAAGCACAGCAGATTCGCTACACCGAGGACAACCTAC
This portion of the Rhodopirellula bahusiensis genome encodes:
- a CDS encoding RNA polymerase sigma factor, whose product is MTGSDEHREHVLRAAFELREELLAYARSLLGNYSAAEDAVQEAFLIVVKKHESFQDGTSLLAWCRAIVRIEVLKAKDRYHRDRSLIERVLDDSVDAAFEEFQQSRSQAESDQRRDALVNCVEMLPERAQKVLKSRMADELGYPQIGERLSMSIEAVRKSLFRAKKQVRECVESKLRPA
- a CDS encoding TolB family protein, producing the protein MNTETGESRRLFTDPEQIKFSNSMPSVSPRGDKIAFVSNRSGPMRIWMSDLDGGNARAISTVTRDLEETLQLPVEQKVPAWSPDGQWIAHWEGVEMTHLSQFTGKQDHERDRQITQTWHVWIVGNDGKNKRKVGRGDDPTWSPDGFVTRAFPDPERGGPKVVIETNSGNKELPIVPHKKNWGRFTWVPQNARHQAD
- a CDS encoding FecR domain-containing protein; amino-acid sequence: MSDSGKPNDDVWNDLVERHLRGELNQREQEQLAGWLDSDASLREDFVRQATWDTELAEVVRAGGDRPSEMESLLASNDDKQPWRTPKLMRAMLAIAATTILLLSYALLTRDSDVNAIDPTSGSVAHITGLSGSLIWTGDRGELVRDISVGTDLAGGTIEGLSPDCWFELQFNDGSEVAISGASMLTFSDDGQKRLRLREGRMSADVAPQPDGNPMVIQTRTATLTVLGTSFDVEAELPTTAVIVREGTVRVTRTSDGKEIDVSANHRVVAAADQDFERRQIASVVRNWESRIDQGPDETFGKWIAATETSPASLKAVAFVPEQNPNVVLYLLGLGVRSEEGAPVEVNEDSHFEIHGKIDVETQIYFGIQVAYANGDFAGKFRATCSVHRDASGNFVARADLSDFELDPSVAAYKDKLAPSPEGLFVNGVWSFTHSETPSGMRISEIKLANRRK